The DNA region ATATCGGCACCATATCCATATAAAGTAAATTGCACACGAATCACATCTCCATCGGCTGGATAAGAATCAGCAAAACCTACATTTGGGAATACATTATTTAGAGCATACATCCAACCAGACATAAATGTGTAATCAAACTCTCCCAAGCAACTAGCATCATTTAAATTATCTGGTGGCCAGTTACCTTTACTCTCTAAAACAGTTTTTAGTCCTTGTGGTACTTTATCCTCAATATTGACAGGAGCATTCAAAAGTTGTGCTTTATCTTGATCTGTACATCCATGATCAAGTACCCCTCCATCTCCTACTATAGACAAATAAAAGCTATCCTCCAATCTTCCAGTATGTTCATATGAATAACCATGTTCAGTCAAAATACGATCTAGTGCCTGTGCCGCATTTTCACCTTCATAAATTGGAACTTGTGTGGGTTCAATTATAAAACCTCTACCAATTGTTAATGCTTCTACTGTCCAAGTAGCATAACCAATTAACTCACCCTTGGCAGCTTTTTCATATATAATGTTATAGGTTTTAATTGCTTCAATATCACCAGAAAAGGCTCTTACAACAACTGTATTTTTACCCTCTTGACTAAATTTAAGTGTATAGCTTGTTTTGTTTTCGTCATCCCAATTTGGATTTACCTTTTCTCCATTTAAGGTAACCTCACTTGATATTTTTTTGCCATCCAATCTAGCAACAACATCGAAGGTTTTTTTACTACCTTTTAGTGTAGCACCATCAATTAATGTTGTTTCTAAGGAAATTTGTCCATTTTCAACCGCATAGGCTGATTCTGGAACTGCTATTATCAGCATAAACAGCGACAACAACAGAGCCAAGACTTTTTTCACTTTCATTTTTTGTTTCCCCCCTATAAAATATCTAAATTATTAAAACAAAAAAGAGAACCTAAATTCGGTTCTCTTTTAAAACAGATTATTAAAAATTAATTATAAATAACAAGTACTTAAAATAATACTTATTACTTGCATTAAAATAATCAAGCTAAAATCCCACCGATATTGCTTAAATAACAACATAAGGCAGGTCTCCTGACTTGAAATCATCCTACTAACTTAAAGTCTTCCCAGTTTTACCAGTGACTAAGAACATTAAAATATGTTCTTCTATAAGCTTTCGTCTTTCTCACAGTAGCGGGGGCTGTTATGGTCTTTCACCATATTCCCTTTTAATGTACGTTTGAATGTACAACCCTACATCTAATAATTATTCAATTTCAATTGTTTAAATTTAATCATACAACTGTATTATATATCTTATGTATCCATAATACAATATATTTTGAAATATTTATCTTTTATGCTTTAAAAATTACATTACTAGAAATCAAAAAAATTCTATTATCCCAAACTAAATATTTACCATGGTTCCAAAGGTCTTATCCCCAAAAATTTGATGCAACCCCAAGCATAATAGTAATTAGGATAATATCACCTGTATAATATTGTAAACAAAAAAAACGTAAAAGCCATCTCATTTTCATATTGTTTCCATGATTTTAAATATATAATCTATACTTTATCTTTACTCTTTCCATTTTCTTTATCATCTTTTCTCCAAATACAAATAGGAAAAAGGCTGTACCAAAACCATGAACAGCATCATAGGGAGCACCTGAAATGTAAAGCATAGCTAGTGATTTAAAACTTATAGTTACATTTGAAGCTGGTATTGAACTGGCCATGACCATAGCAGCCATATTCATTATGCCACCATATATTATGAAGGTTGTAAAAAAACCATATATAGATAAAGTTATGTCATCTATGGGCAATCTCTTTCTTTGTATAAAAAGTCCAAGCACAAGTCCTACTGCTCCAAATGCGTATAGCCACCATCCAAAAAAAGTTGCCGTAGACTTTGTATAAAGATATATCACATAACCTATTGATATGGATATTATGATACTTAATACTGGACCTACTATAATTTGAAAACTTCTTGATTTTACCTTATCCACCTGGGTTTTATTAAATATTAACCCTGACAAAAATCCTAATATACCCCAGCAAAACATTTGCCATGGTGTCCATGGACCATGTCCTGCAAAAAAGTTAACAACAAATCTTGAAATAGCACCTACTAAAAATCCTGCTTCTGGTCCAAGAGATATGCCTGACAAAATAACCATTGCAGTTCCTGGTTGAAAAGGTGTCATCATAAAACACATTAAATTTCCAACAGTAGTTAAAGCAGACATTACTGCTATCATTACTATCTCTCTAGCTCTTGGACGTCTTTTTTCAAACACCATGAAAAATGGTAGCATTGTATAAAATACTATGAATAATCCTATGAGTAAATACCTTTTATCCTCTAAATATTTAATTCCTATAAATATAGTAATAGGAATTATTACAAATATTATAAATGCTGATACAGCTGTTCTTTTCCTAAATGCTAATTCATAACGTTTTGGATCATATTTTCTTGACATAATTGAATCACATCCTCACAGGTTATTGCATTTTCAAATATATGTTTTGACATGCGGTTTGACGCTGTGGTATAAAAACTGTTGCTACTGAAAATCTCCCTTGGTGTATCCTCTGAAATAACAGTTCCATCAAACAACATGGCACATCTATCAAAATACTGGGCACAGAACTCTATATCATGAGTAACCATAATTATAGTTACTCCTTCTTTTTGAAGTTTTTTAAATATTTTAGCTAAGACTTTTTTATAAAAAGGATCTAGTCCTTTTGTAGGCTCGTCCAATAATAATATCTTAGGATTTAACAATAAAATTTTACCTAAAGCAAGCCTTTGCTGTTCTCCTCCACTTAAATCATAGGGATGTAAATCACCTAAATTGGATAAACCCAAAATCTCTAACATTTCATTAGCTTTACTTATTTTCTCATCATCTGTAGCATTTATATCCTGAACCATATCTAATAAATCCTCAAAAGCACTTGGCTCTGTGAATAATTCCTTAGGGTCTTGAGGCAGCATACATATATTTTCTGTAAATAATTCTTTATACTTATATTTATTTATTTCCTTACCATCTATTATTATCTTGCCTCTATAAGCCTTTTTTGTACCTGTAATAAGCTTTAAAAGAGTGCTCTTTCCCACTCCATTTCCCCCTATTATAGAAAATAACTCTCCTTTGTTTACAGTAAGGGATAAATCTCTTATAACATCATTACCTTCCTTACTATATCTAAACCATGAATCTTTTATTTGTATAATAGGTTTCTTTATATTTGCATAGGATTCATTTATACAGGACTTATCTATAGAAGATTTATTTTTACAATCGATTTTTTGAATCCTTGGCTTATTCCCTAATAAATTAGTAAGCCACATCTTTCCATCTCGTACTGTTATAGGACAGTTGGTCTCAAAATTAATTTCTGAATTCATACTAAAATTCCCTTGTAAATTCATCTTGCAATTTGTTTCTAAATTCATCCCACAATTTGCCTTTAGATTCATTTTAGAAATTACTTTAGATTTCACTCCAGTATTCACTTGAAAACTCATTCCATGATTCATTTCAGATTTCACTTCAGAATAAACCTTCATAGCCGTTGGAAGTCCATCATACATAGGATGTCTCTTTCCTTTTGAGCTTAGAAAATTTCCCACCTTTAATGTATTGTCATAAATCTGAGCTTGTCCATCCTCCATTACAAGAACTTTATCAGCTATGGGAAAAACCTCCTCCAATCTATGCTCCGATAATATAATTGTTGTACCCAATTCTAGATTTATCTTTCTTAAAGTTGATATAAATTCTGCAGATGCTATAGGATCAAGCTGTGAAGTAGGTTCATCTAATATAAGAACCTTTGGCTGCAGAGCCATAACTGAAGCAAGGTTTAATATCTGTTTTTGTCCTCCGGATAATTCAAAAACACTTTTTCTAAACCAGCTCTGTATACCAAAGAAACTTGCCATTTCAGCAACTCTCTTTCTTATAAATTTAGTCTTCATCCCTAAGCTTTCTAGTCCAAAAGCAAGCTCATGCCAGACTTTATCTGTAACAATTTGTTTATCTGGACTTTGATGAACGAATCCAATTTCTGATGCACTAATAAAGGCACTTAGCTTGTCTATAGATATACCATTATAAAGCACTTCCCCTAACACATCTCCATCCGGTGCTAATTCTTGCTTCATGTGGCGAAGAAAAGTACTCTTGCCACAACCAGATTTTCCACAAATTAAAACAAACTCTGATGGATATATCTTAATATTTAAATTCTTAATTGCTTCTTTTTCACATCCTGGATATGTGAAACTCATATTCTTGAACTCAATGATTTCCATTTATATTCCTCCAATAGGTCAATTATTACAGGTATCATAAGTAAAATAAAATATGCCAAATACACAATTACAGACATTATTGTTATATGCTCAATGCCGATAGCTGGATAATATATTATATTATTCATACCAAAATAGCAGCCCATTGAAACAATCAGTGATAGAAAAGCTATGATGGTTAAAGTAATTGCATCTCTTCTGTCAAAACGGTATATGCTAAAGCTTGAACGATGTGGAAGGCCATATCCTCTAGCTCTCATAGAATCTGATGTTTCAATAGAATTTTCCATTGACCATGTTATAAGTATAGAAAATTCTCTCATAAATTGTTTAGCCCTTTTAAGTACTCCCCCCTGTGAAATACCTCTTCCAATATTCCTTTGACCTTCTGAAATATTCTTTAATTTTTTCTTAAACAATGGTACAAATCTAAATGTCATTGATAA from Haloimpatiens massiliensis includes:
- a CDS encoding ECF transporter S component translates to MSRKYDPKRYELAFRKRTAVSAFIIFVIIPITIFIGIKYLEDKRYLLIGLFIVFYTMLPFFMVFEKRRPRAREIVMIAVMSALTTVGNLMCFMMTPFQPGTAMVILSGISLGPEAGFLVGAISRFVVNFFAGHGPWTPWQMFCWGILGFLSGLIFNKTQVDKVKSRSFQIIVGPVLSIIISISIGYVIYLYTKSTATFFGWWLYAFGAVGLVLGLFIQRKRLPIDDITLSIYGFFTTFIIYGGIMNMAAMVMASSIPASNVTISFKSLAMLYISGAPYDAVHGFGTAFFLFVFGEKMIKKMERVKIKYRLYI
- a CDS encoding ABC transporter ATP-binding protein; this encodes MEIIEFKNMSFTYPGCEKEAIKNLNIKIYPSEFVLICGKSGCGKSTFLRHMKQELAPDGDVLGEVLYNGISIDKLSAFISASEIGFVHQSPDKQIVTDKVWHELAFGLESLGMKTKFIRKRVAEMASFFGIQSWFRKSVFELSGGQKQILNLASVMALQPKVLILDEPTSQLDPIASAEFISTLRKINLELGTTIILSEHRLEEVFPIADKVLVMEDGQAQIYDNTLKVGNFLSSKGKRHPMYDGLPTAMKVYSEVKSEMNHGMSFQVNTGVKSKVISKMNLKANCGMNLETNCKMNLQGNFSMNSEINFETNCPITVRDGKMWLTNLLGNKPRIQKIDCKNKSSIDKSCINESYANIKKPIIQIKDSWFRYSKEGNDVIRDLSLTVNKGELFSIIGGNGVGKSTLLKLITGTKKAYRGKIIIDGKEINKYKYKELFTENICMLPQDPKELFTEPSAFEDLLDMVQDINATDDEKISKANEMLEILGLSNLGDLHPYDLSGGEQQRLALGKILLLNPKILLLDEPTKGLDPFYKKVLAKIFKKLQKEGVTIIMVTHDIEFCAQYFDRCAMLFDGTVISEDTPREIFSSNSFYTTASNRMSKHIFENAITCEDVIQLCQENMIQNVMN
- a CDS encoding energy-coupling factor transporter transmembrane component T, whose amino-acid sequence is METGFKTYHPIVNFCYFLAVILFTVFSMHPLFLIITLVASFTYSVVLNGIASLKSNLKFLIPMLIIMAIINPLFVHKGVTILFYLNDNAITLEAIIYGVASGIMMISAIMWFKSINYIMTSDKVIYLFGRIIPSLSLVLSMTFRFVPLFKKKLKNISEGQRNIGRGISQGGVLKRAKQFMREFSILITWSMENSIETSDSMRARGYGLPHRSSFSIYRFDRRDAITLTIIAFLSLIVSMGCYFGMNNIIYYPAIGIEHITIMSVIVYLAYFILLMIPVIIDLLEEYKWKSLSSRI